Proteins from a genomic interval of Microbacterium phyllosphaerae:
- a CDS encoding isochorismatase family protein, with amino-acid sequence MSRALLIVDVQNDFTEGGAVAVEGGDAVASAVSVFLEAHADDYDVIVASRDWHDPDGDNGGHFAEAPDFVDTWPVHCVAGTYGAEYDPLLVVDAVTHHVQKGQGKPAYSMFEGATETGDTVAAILTSAGVLSADVVGIATDHCVRASALDAIAHGVQVRILTDLIAGVAPESSEAALAELAHAGAALIDSGAA; translated from the coding sequence ATGAGCAGAGCGCTTCTGATCGTCGATGTGCAGAACGACTTCACCGAGGGCGGTGCGGTGGCCGTCGAGGGCGGCGATGCGGTCGCATCCGCCGTCTCCGTCTTCCTCGAGGCCCACGCCGATGACTACGACGTGATCGTCGCGTCACGGGACTGGCACGACCCCGACGGGGACAACGGCGGTCACTTCGCCGAAGCCCCCGACTTCGTCGACACGTGGCCCGTCCACTGCGTCGCGGGCACGTACGGTGCCGAGTACGACCCGCTGCTGGTGGTCGACGCGGTCACGCACCACGTGCAGAAGGGTCAGGGGAAACCCGCCTACTCGATGTTCGAGGGTGCGACGGAGACGGGCGACACCGTCGCGGCGATCCTCACGAGCGCGGGCGTGCTCAGCGCGGATGTGGTCGGGATAGCCACCGACCACTGCGTCCGCGCATCCGCCCTCGACGCGATCGCGCACGGTGTGCAGGTGCGGATCCTCACCGACCTCATCGCCGGTGTCGCTCCCGAGTCGAGCGAGGCGGCGCTCGCAGAGCTCGCTCATGCGGGCGCCGCTCTGATCGACAGCGGCGCTGCGTGA
- a CDS encoding DUF1697 domain-containing protein — protein MTRSALLLRAVNVSGRNRVPMAELREALVPVLGEVSTYIASGNIVCAHPDDPSSACAEVRALIAREFGVDTPVILRTHEALVRALDSHPFDGASEKLLHAMFLEGRPAVGAIEELQQRLVPGERIALVGDDLWIDYAEGGVHSTKLTKAVLDRALGVAGTARNLRTVRKLAELTE, from the coding sequence GTGACGCGCAGCGCCCTGCTGCTGCGCGCGGTCAACGTCTCCGGGCGCAACCGTGTGCCGATGGCGGAGCTGCGGGAGGCGCTCGTCCCGGTGCTGGGGGAGGTGTCGACGTACATCGCGAGCGGGAACATCGTGTGCGCGCATCCGGACGATCCGTCATCCGCGTGCGCGGAGGTCCGCGCGCTCATCGCCCGCGAGTTCGGCGTCGACACTCCTGTGATCCTGCGGACCCACGAGGCGCTCGTGCGTGCCCTCGACTCGCACCCCTTCGACGGGGCATCCGAGAAGTTGCTGCACGCGATGTTCCTCGAAGGGCGCCCCGCGGTCGGGGCGATCGAAGAGTTGCAGCAGCGTCTCGTGCCGGGGGAGCGGATCGCGCTCGTCGGCGACGATCTCTGGATCGACTACGCCGAGGGCGGCGTGCACAGCACGAAGCTCACCAAGGCCGTGCTCGACCGTGCGCTCGGGGTCGCCGGCACGGCTCGCAACCTCCGCACGGTGCGGAAGCTCGCCGAGCTCACGGAATGA
- a CDS encoding type 1 glutamine amidotransferase domain-containing protein produces MATLTDSRVAFLATDGFEDSELTSPWEAVQGEGASATLIAPEGLQITGKNGHVQHVDLTSDTAKADEFDALVLPGGVVNADHLRLDKPSIDLARSFFEQHKPVAVICHGAWILIEAGVVDGRTLTSYPSLATDLRNAGATWVDEEVVVDEGLVSSRTPDDLPAFNAKLIEEVAEGRHAEQTA; encoded by the coding sequence ATGGCGACTCTCACCGACAGCCGAGTGGCATTCCTGGCCACAGACGGATTCGAGGACAGCGAGCTGACCAGTCCGTGGGAAGCGGTGCAGGGCGAGGGCGCGAGCGCCACGCTGATCGCACCCGAAGGACTCCAGATCACCGGCAAGAACGGTCATGTGCAGCACGTCGACCTGACCTCCGACACGGCGAAGGCCGACGAATTCGATGCGCTCGTGCTTCCGGGCGGAGTGGTGAACGCCGATCACCTGCGCCTCGACAAGCCGTCGATCGACCTCGCCCGCTCATTCTTCGAACAGCACAAGCCCGTCGCCGTCATCTGCCACGGCGCCTGGATCCTGATCGAGGCCGGCGTCGTCGACGGACGCACGCTCACGAGCTACCCGAGTCTGGCGACCGACCTCCGCAACGCCGGAGCGACCTGGGTCGATGAGGAGGTCGTGGTCGACGAGGGCCTCGTCTCGAGTCGCACCCCCGACGATCTGCCCGCTTTCAACGCCAAGCTCATCGAAGAGGTCGCCGAAGGGCGGCACGCCGAGCAGACCGCGTGA
- a CDS encoding CGNR zinc finger domain-containing protein, which produces MHLNPYGEYAVLLAASLADDFPADRAGIEARTLEMGMTMTFPPAPDDHERVREVIDDWLRIVDERDPSARADVLNAQMAKAAAYPRLTNHDGEGWHLHYRDDVQSLPYVLRAIFAVGTSLHLVTRGMDRLGRCEASPCTNVVVDVTRNGRQRFCSVRCANRAAVRRHRARAGA; this is translated from the coding sequence ATGCATCTCAACCCTTACGGCGAGTATGCGGTGCTGCTGGCCGCATCGCTCGCCGACGACTTTCCCGCCGATCGCGCCGGGATCGAGGCGAGAACGCTCGAGATGGGCATGACGATGACATTCCCGCCCGCACCTGATGATCACGAGCGGGTGCGTGAGGTCATCGACGACTGGTTGCGGATCGTCGACGAGCGGGATCCCTCGGCGAGGGCCGACGTGCTCAACGCCCAGATGGCGAAGGCCGCGGCCTATCCACGCCTGACGAATCATGACGGCGAGGGATGGCACCTGCACTACCGAGACGACGTGCAGTCACTGCCGTACGTGCTCCGGGCGATCTTCGCGGTCGGCACCTCGCTGCACCTCGTCACGCGCGGCATGGATCGCCTCGGTCGCTGCGAGGCGTCGCCGTGCACGAACGTCGTCGTGGATGTGACGCGCAACGGTCGGCAGCGCTTCTGCTCGGTGCGCTGCGCGAACAGAGCGGCGGTCCGGCGTCACAGGGCGCGCGCGGGCGCCTGA
- a CDS encoding alpha/beta hydrolase yields the protein MNTRPTSRIRRAVAVIAGLAAASVALSGCLYAMIPEGAEPKPSVTNAPDTEGVAEDLMPFYGQTLAWTECGTGFDCTDVTAPLDWENPDDGEITLSVVRHQATGTAQGSLLTNPGGPGASGVELIRDSLDFAVGADLIENYDVIGFDPRGVGQSTAVTCFDAAGMDDYLYSIPDAPRGSEDWEAELLEAHKEFADACEANSGGILPYITTINAARDMDLIRAVLGDRQLNYLGYSYGTFLGATYANLYPEKAGRLVLDGAIDPAVSGLDVGATQALGFESALRAYMKDCLDSGECPFNGTVDEAMADLGALLSSVDANPLENGDGRMLGADALMTGIIAALYSADSWQYLTQAFDETLQGDPTTAFFLADFYNGREDGAYLDNSSEAFRAYNCMDYPVEDDPAAEAASDAKIAEGAPTIAPYWDGPDSCSVWPYPPTGTRGEITAEGAGPILVVGTTNDPATPYEWSESLADQLEEGVLITRVGEGHTGYNKGNTCVDSAVEAFLLDDVVPEDGLRCE from the coding sequence GTACGCGATGATCCCCGAGGGTGCCGAGCCCAAGCCTTCGGTCACCAACGCACCCGACACCGAGGGCGTCGCGGAAGACCTGATGCCGTTCTACGGGCAGACGCTCGCGTGGACCGAGTGCGGCACGGGCTTCGACTGCACCGACGTGACCGCGCCCCTCGACTGGGAGAACCCTGACGACGGCGAGATCACCCTCTCCGTCGTGCGCCATCAGGCCACGGGGACCGCGCAGGGATCCCTGCTCACGAACCCCGGAGGGCCCGGCGCCAGCGGTGTGGAGCTCATCCGCGACAGCCTCGACTTCGCGGTCGGCGCCGACCTGATCGAGAACTACGACGTGATCGGTTTCGACCCCCGCGGCGTCGGACAGTCGACCGCCGTCACCTGCTTCGATGCCGCAGGCATGGACGACTACCTGTACTCGATCCCCGACGCACCCCGCGGCAGCGAGGACTGGGAGGCCGAGCTGCTCGAGGCGCACAAGGAGTTCGCCGACGCGTGCGAAGCGAACAGCGGTGGCATCCTTCCCTACATCACCACCATCAACGCAGCGCGGGACATGGATCTCATCCGTGCGGTTCTCGGTGACAGACAGCTCAACTACCTCGGCTACTCGTACGGCACGTTCCTCGGTGCCACCTATGCGAACCTCTACCCCGAGAAGGCGGGGCGCCTCGTGCTCGACGGCGCGATCGACCCGGCGGTGTCGGGTCTCGACGTGGGCGCGACTCAGGCGCTGGGGTTCGAATCGGCCCTGCGCGCGTATATGAAGGATTGCCTCGACTCGGGGGAGTGCCCGTTCAACGGCACTGTCGACGAGGCGATGGCCGACCTCGGCGCTCTGCTCTCGAGCGTCGATGCGAACCCGCTCGAGAACGGCGACGGGCGGATGCTCGGGGCCGACGCCCTCATGACCGGGATCATCGCGGCGCTCTATTCCGCCGACAGCTGGCAGTACCTGACCCAGGCCTTCGACGAGACGCTGCAGGGCGACCCCACGACGGCGTTCTTCCTCGCGGACTTCTACAACGGGCGCGAGGACGGCGCCTATCTCGACAACTCGAGCGAAGCCTTCCGCGCTTACAACTGCATGGACTATCCCGTCGAAGACGACCCTGCCGCCGAGGCCGCGAGCGACGCGAAGATCGCCGAGGGTGCGCCGACCATCGCGCCGTACTGGGACGGGCCGGACTCCTGCTCGGTGTGGCCGTACCCGCCCACCGGCACTCGGGGCGAGATCACCGCAGAGGGTGCGGGGCCGATCCTCGTCGTCGGTACCACCAACGATCCGGCCACGCCGTACGAGTGGTCGGAGTCGCTCGCCGACCAGCTCGAAGAGGGCGTGCTGATCACTCGCGTCGGCGAGGGACACACGGGATACAACAAGGGCAACACGTGTGTCGACAGTGCTGTGGAGGCCTTCCTCCTCGACGATGTCGTGCCCGAGGACGGCCTTCGCTGCGAGTGA